A portion of the Edaphobacter lichenicola genome contains these proteins:
- a CDS encoding alkaline phosphatase family protein, whose product MRKLVAFLSLAVACSAISAMAQNNNLSQGKIKRVLLISIDGMHAVDFANCVNGVTNVNFGDPYCPTLSALAKTGVNYVAASTSKPSDSFPGLTAIITGGSPAFTGVYYDVAYSRNYDAPAKTTGNGVAAGLCTPGAAPSGTTTEYEEGIDIDQTKLNGGAPGASLTDGGIASIDSRRLPRDPANNCNPVFPWEFVRANSIFSVIHQAGGYAAWSDKHPAYSSVASGIGPGALDDFYSPEINSSVIALPSVKTPTGASCETIRDTNADLTAWTNSFQNIQCYDTLKVNAILNEIDGKNHLGNKSTQVPTIFGMNFQAVSVGQKLIENGTRGGYFNAAGAPTDPLLSEIKFVDASISQFVRELEARGLYDSTLIVITAKHGQSPIDPNRYVSQLINGTSPVTLLSQKGYIPFSESTNNPTGIGPTEDDVSLIWLKSATYTGESVKVIEANAAASGVALGQIYFGASVALNYNDPTVDPRTPDIIVTPNVGVTYSGSKSKLSEHGGFAHDDTNVMLLVTNPEFQPVTVRSAVGTAQVAPTILKALGLDPSTLDAVRAEGTDVLPAVQLQ is encoded by the coding sequence ATGAGAAAGTTAGTTGCTTTCCTTTCCCTTGCCGTTGCGTGTTCGGCGATTTCCGCGATGGCGCAAAACAATAATCTGTCCCAAGGTAAGATCAAGCGCGTTCTTCTGATCAGCATCGACGGCATGCATGCTGTTGATTTTGCGAACTGTGTGAACGGCGTCACGAACGTCAACTTTGGCGATCCATATTGCCCGACGCTCTCGGCCCTGGCCAAGACTGGCGTCAACTATGTTGCTGCCAGCACCTCGAAGCCCTCTGACTCCTTCCCTGGCTTGACCGCTATCATCACTGGCGGAAGCCCTGCCTTTACCGGCGTGTACTACGACGTCGCTTACTCCCGCAACTACGATGCTCCCGCAAAGACTACGGGCAACGGTGTTGCTGCTGGCCTCTGCACTCCGGGCGCAGCGCCGTCGGGAACAACAACCGAATATGAAGAAGGCATCGACATCGACCAGACCAAGTTGAACGGTGGCGCACCGGGAGCTTCGCTGACCGACGGCGGCATCGCTTCCATCGATAGCCGGAGGCTGCCGCGCGATCCGGCGAATAACTGCAATCCTGTTTTTCCATGGGAGTTCGTTCGCGCTAACAGCATCTTCAGCGTGATTCACCAAGCTGGCGGATATGCAGCCTGGTCCGATAAACATCCGGCGTACTCTTCGGTAGCCTCTGGCATTGGCCCCGGCGCTCTCGATGATTTTTACTCGCCTGAGATTAACTCGAGTGTGATTGCGCTGCCGAGCGTTAAAACCCCCACGGGAGCATCCTGCGAGACCATCCGAGATACAAACGCAGATCTGACGGCGTGGACCAACAGCTTCCAGAATATTCAGTGCTATGACACGTTGAAGGTCAATGCAATTCTCAACGAGATCGACGGAAAGAATCACCTCGGCAATAAGTCAACCCAGGTTCCTACGATCTTCGGCATGAACTTTCAGGCCGTGAGCGTTGGCCAGAAGCTGATCGAGAATGGAACGAGGGGCGGATACTTTAATGCCGCAGGTGCGCCGACCGACCCGCTGCTGAGCGAGATCAAGTTTGTCGATGCCTCAATTAGCCAGTTTGTTCGCGAGTTGGAAGCACGGGGTCTTTACGATTCGACCCTGATTGTGATCACGGCGAAGCACGGCCAGTCGCCGATCGATCCCAATCGCTATGTCTCTCAACTGATCAACGGGACTTCGCCGGTCACGCTGCTCTCTCAGAAAGGTTATATTCCCTTCTCTGAGTCGACCAACAACCCAACTGGCATTGGACCGACGGAAGACGACGTCTCGCTGATATGGCTGAAGAGCGCTACTTATACGGGCGAGAGTGTGAAGGTCATCGAAGCCAATGCTGCTGCGTCCGGAGTCGCACTGGGACAGATTTATTTTGGCGCTTCGGTTGCGCTTAACTACAACGATCCAACCGTAGATCCGCGTACACCGGACATCATCGTGACTCCGAATGTGGGCGTTACTTACTCAGGCAGCAAGTCAAAGTTGTCCGAGCACGGCGGGTTCGCCCATGACGATACCAATGTCATGCTGCTGGTGACCAATCCGGAGTTCCAACCTGTGACGGTTCGCTCCGCAGTGGGCACCGCACAGGTGGCGCCTACGATCCTGAAGGCCCTGGGGCTCGATCCTTCGACACTGGATGCTGTTCGCGCCGAGGGAACGGACGTTCTTCCTGCAGTTCAGCTTCAGTAA
- a CDS encoding nuclear transport factor 2 family protein has translation MQTSRDLLASAYKHFNARDIDGVLNLMHRDVDWPNLMENCRAHGHAEVRDYWTRQWAIFDPHVEPTDFTPEPDGRTAVHVHQVVHDLTGKLLVDQMVQHVYLVQDGLIRSMEIRDADS, from the coding sequence ATGCAGACCTCACGAGATCTCCTCGCCTCCGCATACAAGCACTTCAACGCACGCGACATCGACGGCGTACTTAACCTCATGCATCGCGACGTAGACTGGCCCAACCTGATGGAAAACTGTCGCGCACACGGTCACGCGGAGGTTCGCGACTACTGGACCCGCCAGTGGGCAATCTTCGACCCTCACGTCGAACCGACTGATTTCACGCCCGAACCTGATGGCCGCACCGCAGTTCACGTCCATCAAGTTGTGCACGATCTCACCGGCAAACTCCTCGTCGATCAGATGGTGCAACACGTCTACCTTGTGCAGGATGGCCTCATCCGTAGCATGGAGATTCGTGACGCAGATTCGTGA
- a CDS encoding zf-HC2 domain-containing protein: MTSQACLKCRSSFSSYLDSDVSGKQMQKIATHLESCKDCTQEFASWRAMQRSLSALGPAKAPADLGLKLRLAISHEHAKRKSNWLDTISVKWENAIRPMLVQVSAGFAGAVVLVGGIALLLGIVAAPEPVMANDEPLGAMTAPHYLYSSVPRAIVTDRDAVIVVEAYVDAQGKVYDYNLVSGPESAAVQTQIVDQLLTSVFQPASVFGAPVRGRVVLTFSGISVRG, encoded by the coding sequence ATGACCTCTCAAGCCTGCCTGAAGTGCCGCTCTTCCTTCTCGTCCTATCTCGATAGCGACGTCAGCGGTAAGCAGATGCAGAAGATCGCAACGCATCTGGAGAGTTGCAAGGACTGCACGCAGGAGTTCGCTTCGTGGCGTGCCATGCAGCGATCGCTCTCAGCACTTGGCCCGGCAAAGGCCCCCGCTGATTTGGGCCTCAAGCTCCGGCTCGCAATCTCGCACGAACACGCAAAGCGCAAGTCCAACTGGCTCGATACCATCTCCGTCAAGTGGGAGAACGCGATTCGTCCAATGTTGGTGCAGGTATCGGCTGGTTTCGCCGGTGCGGTTGTGCTTGTCGGCGGCATCGCCCTTCTGCTGGGTATCGTCGCCGCGCCAGAGCCTGTCATGGCGAACGACGAACCCTTGGGCGCCATGACCGCGCCTCACTACCTCTATTCGTCGGTTCCACGCGCCATCGTTACCGACCGCGACGCAGTCATCGTCGTCGAAGCCTACGTGGACGCACAGGGCAAGGTCTATGACTACAACCTCGTCTCCGGGCCAGAAAGTGCAGCCGTCCAGACCCAGATCGTCGATCAGCTTCTGACCAGCGTCTTCCAGCCAGCGAGCGTCTTTGGCGCTCCGGTGCGTGGTCGCGTTGTGCTTACCTTCTCTGGTATCTCCGTCCGCGGCTAA
- the lepB gene encoding signal peptidase I: MPDTITTEATNPEVAEQEQAETPLESLASICTVLAIGLFVMTFIFQNFEIPSASMVQTLLIGDHVLVDRISLAPPAKWAPFTFYRDVQRGDIIVFFKPGEPDLFLVKRTIGIPGDRIHLRNGVVYLNGVAQNEPQAGMPISDGDPQHAFNAYRDDFPAVPPDEYTGVTASWAYELPSHIQDGDLVVPPGKVFAMGDNRTESLDGRFWGFVPRENIVGRPLFVYWSFKTPADQINKQSIGERISFMFHIVIHIFDETRWKRTFHLIK, translated from the coding sequence TTGCCCGATACCATCACAACCGAAGCCACCAATCCCGAAGTCGCCGAGCAGGAACAGGCCGAAACTCCTCTGGAATCTCTCGCCTCCATCTGCACCGTCCTCGCTATCGGTCTCTTTGTGATGACCTTCATCTTCCAGAACTTCGAGATCCCCTCTGCCTCCATGGTGCAGACCCTGCTCATCGGCGACCACGTCCTCGTCGACCGCATCTCCCTCGCCCCGCCCGCCAAATGGGCCCCATTCACCTTCTATCGCGACGTCCAGCGCGGCGACATCATCGTCTTCTTCAAACCCGGCGAGCCCGATCTCTTCCTCGTCAAGCGCACCATCGGCATCCCCGGCGATCGCATCCACCTCCGCAACGGTGTCGTCTACCTCAACGGCGTCGCGCAAAACGAGCCGCAAGCCGGCATGCCCATCTCAGACGGCGACCCGCAGCACGCCTTCAACGCCTACCGAGACGACTTTCCCGCCGTCCCGCCAGACGAGTACACCGGCGTCACCGCAAGCTGGGCCTATGAACTCCCCAGCCACATCCAGGACGGCGATCTCGTCGTCCCTCCCGGCAAGGTCTTCGCCATGGGCGACAACCGCACCGAGAGCCTCGACGGCCGCTTCTGGGGCTTCGTTCCCCGCGAGAACATCGTCGGTCGCCCCCTCTTCGTCTACTGGTCCTTCAAGACCCCAGCCGACCAGATCAACAAACAAAGCATCGGCGAGCGCATCAGCTTCATGTTCCACATCGTCATCCACATCTTCGATGAGACACGCTGGAAGCGCACGTTCCATCTCATCAAATAA
- the rnc gene encoding ribonuclease III, with translation MTTRHRKSGRSQPKDTPAPTLFDHKFERPELLTWALTHRSLAYETKPETLPDPASDNEQLEFVGDAVLGLAVAESLFRRFPSSREGELTRLRASLVSRRHLGEVAARIDLGSFLLLGRGEEQSGGRKKTALLANALEAVIAALYLDGGLTAARAFIEKHIIEPALPDLNLALQGTSTFSGAIGDHKSALQEHLQATGFGQPHYVLTDSSGPDHQKRFRVEVRIDDKSGGSRALAESEGTTKKQAQQEAARLAFERLVAEARIAKSSLNNHSNGAGRAEAAE, from the coding sequence ATGACGACGCGCCACAGAAAGTCCGGACGATCGCAGCCGAAGGACACCCCTGCGCCGACGCTCTTCGATCACAAATTCGAACGCCCCGAGCTCCTCACCTGGGCTCTCACCCACCGTTCGCTCGCCTACGAGACCAAACCCGAGACCCTCCCCGACCCCGCCTCCGACAACGAGCAGCTCGAGTTCGTCGGAGACGCTGTCCTCGGTCTCGCCGTCGCCGAGTCCCTCTTCCGCCGCTTCCCATCCTCTCGCGAGGGCGAGCTCACCCGCCTCCGCGCCTCGCTCGTCAGCCGCCGCCACCTCGGCGAGGTCGCCGCCCGCATCGACCTCGGTTCGTTCCTCCTCCTCGGCCGGGGCGAAGAGCAGAGCGGAGGCCGCAAAAAGACCGCTCTCCTCGCCAACGCCCTCGAAGCGGTCATCGCCGCCCTCTATCTCGACGGCGGCCTCACCGCCGCACGCGCCTTCATCGAAAAACACATCATCGAGCCCGCCCTGCCCGACCTTAACCTCGCCCTGCAGGGCACCAGCACCTTCAGCGGAGCCATCGGCGACCACAAATCCGCCCTGCAGGAGCATCTCCAGGCCACCGGCTTTGGCCAGCCCCACTACGTCCTCACCGACTCCAGCGGTCCCGACCATCAAAAGCGCTTCCGCGTCGAAGTCCGCATCGACGACAAATCCGGCGGCTCCCGCGCCCTCGCCGAATCCGAAGGCACCACCAAAAAACAAGCCCAGCAGGAGGCTGCCCGCCTCGCCTTCGAGCGCCTCGTTGCGGAAGCCCGAATCGCCAAATCAAGCCTGAACAACCACTCCAACGGAGCCGGACGAGCGGAGGCAGCCGAATGA
- a CDS encoding VOC family protein has protein sequence MNKITPFLWFNNDAEAAADYYLSIFPSGRKLDEARATKAGPGPKGSVLVISIELEGQQVTFLNGGPSNKLSDAFSFVVRCENQQEIDRYWAKLTEGGSETACGWLKDKFGVSWQVVPKNMSKLVSNPGGMKAMMTMKKLDIAALEKAGSQA, from the coding sequence ATGAACAAGATCACCCCATTCCTATGGTTCAACAACGATGCCGAAGCGGCGGCGGATTACTATCTTTCGATCTTTCCGAGTGGGCGCAAGCTGGATGAGGCTCGCGCGACCAAAGCCGGCCCGGGGCCGAAGGGCTCGGTGCTTGTGATCAGCATTGAGCTGGAAGGGCAGCAGGTCACTTTTCTCAACGGCGGCCCTAGTAATAAGTTGAGCGATGCTTTCTCTTTCGTGGTTCGGTGTGAGAACCAGCAGGAGATCGATAGGTACTGGGCGAAGTTGACTGAGGGAGGTTCGGAGACGGCGTGCGGCTGGCTGAAAGACAAGTTCGGTGTCAGTTGGCAGGTGGTGCCGAAGAATATGTCGAAGCTGGTGAGTAATCCGGGCGGGATGAAAGCGATGATGACGATGAAGAAGCTGGATATCGCGGCACTGGAGAAGGCAGGATCTCAGGCGTAG
- a CDS encoding acid phosphatase, whose translation MTLIRALLSVPLFCVLVAPQSKGQSTATVPPSVTSAPSTPPQTTSFGRITVPEISPGILEGYLEREALPDSVALVPQVPTPGTAAYALDEAVSRANLALRGSQRWDLATMDADLTFPQVTGSFSCAVGVPITEAETPHLYMLLRRSFTDAALSTSAAKNHYKRARPFVENKQSTCTPRQEDALMKDGSYPSGHTAIGWAWALILTEIVPSRTDAILARGRAFGDSRLVCNVHWQSDVNEGRVMGASTVARLHADAGFRGDLDAAKTEYAVAVAKGLKPSRDCAAEAAALAISPAVAAGAVVH comes from the coding sequence ATGACTCTCATTCGTGCGCTGCTTAGTGTGCCGCTGTTTTGCGTTTTGGTTGCACCTCAATCCAAGGGGCAGAGTACCGCGACAGTTCCCCCTTCTGTCACCTCAGCGCCTTCGACGCCGCCGCAGACGACATCCTTTGGGCGGATCACGGTTCCGGAGATCTCTCCCGGTATTCTGGAGGGGTATCTGGAGCGTGAAGCGCTGCCCGATAGTGTGGCCCTGGTTCCGCAGGTCCCTACTCCGGGGACTGCTGCGTATGCACTGGACGAAGCCGTCAGCCGGGCCAACCTTGCTTTGCGTGGATCGCAGCGCTGGGATCTGGCGACGATGGATGCGGACCTTACGTTTCCGCAGGTGACGGGAAGTTTTTCCTGCGCTGTGGGGGTTCCGATTACTGAGGCCGAGACGCCCCATCTGTACATGCTGTTGCGGCGATCCTTTACCGATGCTGCTCTTTCCACCTCCGCCGCGAAGAATCATTACAAACGAGCTCGTCCGTTTGTTGAGAATAAACAGTCCACGTGCACGCCAAGGCAGGAGGACGCTTTGATGAAAGATGGCTCGTACCCGTCGGGACACACTGCGATCGGATGGGCGTGGGCACTGATTCTGACGGAGATTGTTCCCAGCCGAACGGATGCAATTCTGGCGCGTGGTCGTGCGTTTGGCGATAGCCGACTTGTCTGCAATGTGCATTGGCAGAGTGACGTGAATGAGGGAAGGGTGATGGGAGCAAGTACGGTAGCACGGCTGCATGCCGATGCTGGGTTTCGTGGTGATCTCGACGCGGCGAAGACGGAGTATGCTGTCGCTGTTGCGAAGGGACTGAAGCCTAGCCGTGACTGTGCCGCTGAGGCTGCTGCTCTTGCGATCTCTCCGGCGGTGGCGGCAGGTGCTGTTGTGCATTGA
- a CDS encoding helix-turn-helix transcriptional regulator, whose translation MNSSSETVLTANHSAPGARNESIETQVALGLRKPPRSVAEFEPLLTADEVAKRLNVSTDWVWDHSSRRKPLLPVIRMGDGTLRYRPSGIEAFVDEQERRSALRRRA comes from the coding sequence ATGAATAGCTCGTCCGAAACCGTTCTTACCGCCAATCATTCCGCACCGGGTGCGAGGAATGAGTCCATCGAAACTCAGGTTGCTCTGGGCCTACGCAAGCCGCCGCGGAGCGTCGCGGAATTCGAACCGTTACTTACAGCAGATGAGGTGGCCAAACGCCTCAATGTCAGCACGGATTGGGTGTGGGATCATTCCTCCCGTCGCAAGCCACTCTTGCCGGTCATACGGATGGGAGACGGTACGTTGCGCTACCGACCCAGCGGGATTGAGGCGTTCGTGGATGAACAGGAACGCAGGTCGGCATTGCGTCGCAGAGCATAG
- a CDS encoding RNA polymerase sigma factor, with translation MQAGTIVGNLASAIGITTEDVALIADLKAGSEEAFGILIAQYHQPLYSLIARSLNDPADAADITQEVFIKVFRSIRGFHGEASLRTWLYRIALHEASNQRRWWSRHKKQEITIDSSFESDPDAENSHLCLAATLADHGDSPYDHAAQAEVRERVEAALRQLPEAFRTVVILREIEGFAYEEISEILNVNLGTVKSRLTRGRSALRAILSADGVLSSTGFPKNPASASASQTSKEAVTQ, from the coding sequence ATGCAGGCGGGCACGATAGTGGGCAATCTAGCCAGCGCGATTGGCATCACCACCGAAGACGTAGCTCTCATCGCCGACCTCAAGGCCGGTTCCGAGGAGGCGTTCGGTATTCTCATCGCGCAATATCATCAGCCGCTCTATTCGCTGATTGCGCGCAGCCTCAACGACCCCGCCGACGCAGCAGACATCACTCAGGAAGTCTTCATTAAAGTCTTTCGCAGCATTCGCGGCTTCCACGGCGAAGCCAGCCTGCGAACCTGGCTCTACCGGATCGCGCTCCACGAGGCCTCCAATCAGAGACGCTGGTGGTCGCGCCACAAGAAGCAGGAGATCACCATCGACTCCTCCTTCGAGTCCGATCCCGACGCGGAAAACAGTCATCTTTGCCTAGCCGCCACACTGGCTGACCATGGAGATTCACCCTACGACCACGCCGCTCAAGCAGAGGTCCGCGAACGCGTCGAGGCCGCCCTCCGGCAACTGCCCGAGGCCTTCCGCACCGTCGTTATCCTGCGCGAGATTGAAGGCTTCGCCTACGAAGAGATCTCCGAAATCCTCAACGTGAACCTCGGCACGGTAAAATCCCGGCTCACCCGCGGGCGTTCCGCACTTCGCGCAATACTCAGCGCAGACGGTGTGCTCTCTTCAACCGGTTTCCCGAAGAATCCTGCGTCCGCTTCGGCCTCACAGACATCCAAAGAGGCGGTGACACAATGA
- the lepB gene encoding signal peptidase I, translated as MTQPVIASRQHPPAESANTQPPVAPRPHLPHGHHHHAHHEKPSIFAALQSLLYLIVVAIFIITFCMQPFRIPSESMESTLLVGDFLLVNKQAAAPDGAGTLLPAAAIHRGDVIVFHDPVDASLHLVKRVIGLPGDHLRLHSGLVYINGHALTEPYAVYRPSPPDNFRDNFPRFQSADPEIDSHWWIRMRSLIENNELIIPTGNYFVLGDNRNDSEDSRYWGFVPREAIVGKPLLIYFSLQQHEVEDPDTTGVLTQQATATPSRTHASKIDSVVDFARWGRTFQIVR; from the coding sequence ATGACCCAACCCGTCATCGCCTCCAGACAACACCCCCCGGCCGAAAGCGCTAACACCCAGCCTCCAGTCGCGCCGCGGCCACATCTCCCTCACGGCCATCATCACCACGCGCACCACGAAAAGCCCAGCATCTTCGCTGCTCTGCAATCGCTCCTCTATCTCATCGTAGTAGCGATCTTCATCATCACCTTCTGCATGCAGCCCTTCCGCATCCCCTCCGAATCCATGGAGTCCACCCTCCTCGTCGGCGACTTTCTCCTGGTCAACAAGCAGGCCGCAGCCCCCGACGGCGCCGGCACGCTCCTTCCCGCCGCCGCCATCCATCGCGGCGACGTCATCGTCTTCCACGACCCCGTCGACGCCTCGCTTCACCTCGTCAAGCGCGTCATCGGCCTCCCCGGCGACCACCTTCGCCTCCACAGCGGACTCGTCTACATCAACGGCCACGCTCTCACCGAGCCCTACGCCGTCTATCGCCCCAGCCCGCCCGACAACTTCCGCGACAACTTCCCCCGCTTCCAGAGCGCTGACCCCGAGATCGACTCCCACTGGTGGATCCGCATGCGCTCCCTCATCGAAAACAACGAGCTCATCATCCCCACCGGCAACTACTTCGTCCTCGGCGACAATCGCAACGACAGCGAAGACAGCCGCTACTGGGGCTTCGTCCCACGCGAAGCCATCGTCGGCAAACCTCTGCTCATCTACTTCTCCCTCCAGCAGCACGAAGTCGAAGATCCCGATACGACCGGCGTTCTCACCCAGCAGGCCACCGCCACCCCCAGCCGCACCCACGCCAGCAAAATCGACTCCGTAGTCGACTTCGCCCGCTGGGGCCGCACCTTCCAAATCGTCCGCTAG
- a CDS encoding AsmA family protein, with translation MQETDPTYEQTDASGADAAPVVSIHTLRRLLYLAFAALALLLLILLPPYISVNRYQRRIATSIGDSLGRPVHLDKVSLNLLPLPGFTLENFVVDEDPAFGSEPVIRANSVRATLRLRSLWSRRVEFSTISFTEPSVNLVHASSGKWNLESILLHAAHVAAAPTDQKQPGPAPRFPYIEATGARLNLKLDHEKTPISLTDADFALWLPDPQQWHLRLSAHPARTDTDVSDTGTFELEGTLGRAASLDQVPINLRGEWRNVPLGEGSRVLLGRDAGFRGEMTLTANAQGTVNNSTLQARLRLTDARRADFVPAQPLSVDLQCLGTATSDFHAFNDLHCSWPPAGSSDAPILAVSGTLADIRNLHSATFQIGTPGLGASTLLQWYRIASARIPADISAAGALTGSLTYAPSSNGALPLHGDLLITNASLINPRAGSASLVVGDVALSSTPAPAPETHHTKSRTPAPQVPDGFQLAPTSLALGGKDPATLDGHIDANGYALHLTGMASLARLQALATAIPQLGDGLNEVLPTNRAAGPFRIDYTATRPWGKSQTWTDTSAHLPAPHHNSHR, from the coding sequence ATGCAGGAAACAGATCCCACCTACGAGCAGACTGATGCCTCGGGAGCAGACGCCGCCCCGGTCGTCAGCATCCACACGCTCCGTCGACTCCTCTATCTGGCGTTCGCGGCCCTCGCTCTGCTTCTGCTGATCCTGCTTCCCCCATACATCAGCGTCAACCGCTACCAGCGCCGCATCGCCACCAGCATCGGCGACAGCCTCGGCCGCCCCGTCCACCTCGACAAAGTCAGCCTCAATCTCCTTCCGCTCCCCGGCTTCACACTCGAGAACTTCGTCGTTGACGAAGACCCCGCCTTCGGCTCTGAGCCCGTCATCCGGGCCAACTCCGTCCGTGCCACCCTCCGCCTCCGCTCCCTCTGGAGCCGCCGCGTCGAGTTCTCCACCATCAGCTTCACCGAGCCCAGCGTCAATCTCGTCCACGCCTCATCCGGCAAGTGGAACCTCGAAAGCATCCTCCTGCACGCCGCCCATGTCGCCGCGGCGCCCACCGACCAGAAGCAACCCGGCCCCGCCCCGCGCTTTCCCTATATCGAAGCCACCGGCGCTCGCCTCAACCTCAAGCTCGACCACGAAAAAACCCCCATCTCCCTCACCGATGCTGACTTCGCCCTCTGGCTCCCCGACCCGCAGCAGTGGCACCTCCGCCTCTCCGCCCATCCCGCCCGCACCGACACCGACGTCTCCGATACCGGCACCTTCGAACTCGAAGGCACCCTCGGCCGCGCTGCCTCGCTCGACCAGGTCCCCATCAACCTCCGCGGCGAATGGCGCAACGTCCCCCTCGGCGAAGGCAGCCGCGTTCTCCTCGGTCGCGACGCCGGCTTCCGCGGCGAGATGACCCTCACCGCCAACGCGCAGGGCACCGTCAACAACAGCACCCTGCAAGCCCGCCTCCGCCTCACCGACGCCCGCCGTGCCGACTTCGTTCCCGCCCAGCCACTCTCCGTCGATCTCCAGTGCCTCGGTACCGCCACCAGCGACTTCCATGCCTTCAACGATCTCCACTGCAGTTGGCCTCCCGCCGGCTCCTCAGACGCTCCAATCCTCGCCGTCTCAGGCACCCTCGCCGACATTCGCAACCTTCATTCGGCGACCTTCCAGATCGGCACTCCAGGCCTCGGCGCCTCAACCTTGCTCCAGTGGTATCGCATCGCCAGCGCCCGCATCCCCGCCGACATCTCTGCCGCCGGCGCCCTCACCGGAAGCCTCACCTACGCCCCATCCTCCAACGGAGCCCTTCCGCTGCACGGTGATCTCCTCATCACCAATGCGAGCCTTATCAACCCCCGCGCCGGATCCGCATCCCTTGTCGTTGGCGACGTAGCTCTCAGCTCCACCCCAGCCCCAGCGCCTGAGACTCATCACACAAAGAGCCGCACACCAGCCCCACAGGTCCCCGATGGCTTCCAACTCGCACCCACCTCACTCGCCTTGGGCGGCAAAGATCCCGCAACCCTCGACGGCCACATCGACGCCAATGGCTACGCTCTCCACCTGACCGGCATGGCCTCCCTGGCCCGCCTGCAGGCTCTGGCCACAGCGATCCCGCAACTGGGTGACGGTCTCAACGAAGTCCTGCCAACCAACCGCGCAGCAGGCCCCTTCCGCATCGATTACACCGCCACCCGCCCCTGGGGCAAATCCCAAACCTGGACCGACACCTCAGCTCATCTCCCCGCACCGCACCACAACTCGCACCGCTAA
- a CDS encoding site-specific integrase: MGTSYQKGWVMLRGKKWYGYFRRTVIDPKTNEPKPVITPIILGLKAEMSKSQARAKLEVEIGKLGKQSANGDRSIVSGTVTLRWFVENRFIPLKEPDWREETAKIKKHLIETDALSELGEFRLENFDKFVLQTHLNKLAKIRSRDRVLQMRSYIKSVFSEAVDQDFLAKDPARKLKTPANLRESDKTVLTWDQLAAALARMELRDRILMKLDMTNALRPSELFAFRWRCHRSATLSLTIVETIYKGKIRPFGKTKGSLKEIPIPQDLSDELLVWREVCQEGYDKRKPSRGKNKDRYGLPPSDPEAFIFPGRFGSFMDPSNYRKRVLHKLAEDLGLPKLNFQVIRRTIATLAQRKGTVKDVQGVMRHTRVATTTDIYMQEIAEGVRATVDSIHDELDGTMKRLTGKVGPQTATTASALVN; the protein is encoded by the coding sequence ATGGGAACCTCGTATCAGAAGGGGTGGGTCATGCTTCGCGGAAAGAAGTGGTACGGATACTTCCGGCGAACGGTGATCGATCCAAAGACTAACGAACCTAAACCAGTCATCACGCCCATCATCCTTGGATTGAAGGCTGAGATGTCGAAATCGCAGGCCAGAGCAAAACTGGAAGTCGAGATCGGCAAGCTGGGAAAGCAATCAGCCAACGGTGACAGATCCATCGTTAGTGGAACGGTTACTCTGCGCTGGTTTGTAGAAAACCGCTTCATCCCGCTCAAGGAGCCGGATTGGAGAGAGGAGACGGCCAAGATCAAGAAGCATTTGATCGAGACCGATGCTCTCAGCGAGCTTGGCGAGTTCCGATTAGAGAACTTCGACAAGTTCGTTCTCCAAACCCATCTCAACAAGCTGGCGAAGATCCGGTCACGGGACAGAGTCTTGCAGATGCGTTCGTACATCAAGTCGGTCTTCTCCGAGGCAGTCGATCAGGACTTCCTTGCGAAAGATCCTGCGCGCAAGCTGAAGACTCCCGCGAACCTGCGGGAGAGCGACAAGACGGTGCTCACTTGGGACCAGCTTGCCGCTGCACTTGCTCGAATGGAGCTTCGGGATCGGATTTTGATGAAGCTCGACATGACCAATGCGCTTCGTCCGAGTGAGTTGTTTGCGTTTCGATGGAGGTGTCATCGCAGCGCGACTCTCTCGCTCACCATTGTGGAGACGATCTACAAGGGGAAGATTCGCCCGTTCGGGAAGACGAAGGGCAGCCTCAAGGAAATACCGATCCCGCAGGATCTTTCCGACGAGCTTCTCGTCTGGAGGGAGGTCTGTCAGGAAGGGTACGACAAGAGGAAGCCGAGTCGAGGTAAGAACAAGGACAGATATGGATTGCCGCCATCCGACCCGGAGGCGTTCATCTTTCCTGGCCGGTTCGGATCGTTCATGGACCCGAGCAACTATCGCAAGCGGGTTCTGCACAAGCTGGCTGAGGATCTCGGCTTACCGAAGCTCAACTTCCAGGTCATCCGCCGCACGATCGCGACGCTGGCCCAGAGGAAGGGCACGGTCAAGGATGTTCAGGGAGTCATGCGGCACACCCGTGTCGCAACCACGACCGACATCTATATGCAGGAGATTGCGGAGGGAGTACGCGCAACCGTCGACTCCATCCACGACGAGCTCGACGGCACGATGAAGAGGCTGACCGGCAAGGTAGGCCCGCAGACGGCAACGACAGCATCCGCGCTGGTGAATTAG